A segment of the Amblyomma americanum isolate KBUSLIRL-KWMA chromosome 6, ASM5285725v1, whole genome shotgun sequence genome:
CTTATCGGTTAACTTTATGGGCTAAGTGGGCAGGAAGGTCATTTTAATATGGACAGTCATCGGGGGGCGGAGTCGCTCTCCCCTTTACATTTCTCCAGAAGAGGCAGCGCACCCCTAGTCTCCAAAGGTTTGCAGGCAGTTCAAATATCTGACAAACGCTTTAGTTCTAGGACGTTATTAATGTAAAGCCACTGGGGCTTGAAGTTGGCCTCTTATAGTCCTAAAACATTTCGTCTGAATAACCTAAACTAATCATCTCCCAAAAGAAATCGTTGATTGACCGATCCACGTTCGAGAGTGCGATTATAGTCATAGTCTTCATTCATGTTTTCACTCCGCTATAACGGAATTGAAACAGACTATGCGCAAATTTCTTTTGTGGAGTCGATCACGTCTCGCGTTTATATTGTTATAACCCTGCCCATTTTAATTGTGTTAAGAAATACACCTTTTAACagtgaaaaaataagaaaaattgtATTGTTTTGCTTAATTGGTTGTTATTAAACGGCATTTTTGCAAGTCTATGAGCTGTttgtattgttcttttttttgttacgTTGACTATTCACATGCAATGTCAACAttgccactctgcacgcaagggaagttcgggtacgacaagcgcctgtagcggctctggaagtagtcggcgacAGAGATCTGATTACCTTCCGATTCAAAATGAATGTCCTTCGCATTATCCTTTGTGATCCTAACCACTTTGTAATTGCGCGGGTACGGAACGTGCGTCACTTTGACGCGGAGTCccttgagctccctattcagcCGCATGTACTGGTTGTCGCGCATTGACCGGAAGTCCTCGGGCGTCATCACATGCCGGCTGTCGCTGAAtaacctgcacatgaagtcgacCAGTGGAAGTGGCTCGTAGAATGCTGctgctgacatgtcgacgttaagcataggcttccattgggcgggtcgaacactcgtgtagtagccaaaccacacctcccggcctcctccgaggtcattgtgctcgttgggtcccggcggtctgaagaacgagcgtccaACCGGCGCCAGCTTGATCGAAGGGCcgtgcctcaagacgatgtcgatggcctggaggacttcctggggcactgtttgtacgcgcttttggaagacgccatgcagggAGTCCAGGTTCACAgtggccgcgtactggatcttgatGATAAACTTCTGGGTTCTCTGGTCTTCCTCCaggtcgactgtgaatgtccgctcgcggaagttgaactggcggcgcgtgtacaggttcttgcggccatcgaaagtcgggatgcagttggccaggtcttgccggtacttctttactaggagctcgatgactATCCTGTTGGTCTTCGTGCTGAggcatcggtactttttctgctcaggaaccttggtctccttggTAGTCTCCGAGAtgatgtcgacgtcgtagtggtagacgctgccggTCGGTATCTCAATGCTGAAGTGGTCAGCAAGAAGTTGTATCATCCGGCTCAGCTGGCCTTGGGCGGGCCGCCGCGGGAAGTGAGAGGgcagggttcgctcgagctcctgcgccgtgaTTGGTGGTAATTAGAGCAGGGCGTGAAGAAGTAAGTATGcacgcactgtttcgtgtgttgagcgtcacataagtttggccgaatggtcttcgatctacactacagtgcaggaccggttccggtgagtcttaacgggaaaagcctcctgcaccccgtgtGTTGTAGCGAGCCCATTAAAGGACGGCGCTTGAACATGAATATCCTCCAGTGAGAATGTTTTAAATGTTATGTGCAAGCGaggttatctgtagtcaaaattcgaatttcagcgtcttcgagccTTTCTATCTCCTTTCATCACTCTGTTCATGCTTACAGGTCGGCGGtcttcagccagccctacccactcggccccaccgccggctgccgacgcgttCGGGAATTCCCCCGGTGGCGGaggggggagggtgggggggggggcttcttgaACCTTCGAAACGACGCTTATTACTGGCAGCGGCCATAGTAGCTGCCTTACTTCTGAATCTAACCGACCGATAActgaacaaaaatacgcaggagcgcGACGCGGAGAAATGCGCGGGCATGAAAAAGTCACTGGAAAGAGCTCACCAACCTTCGCTCTGGATTGTGGGTTCTGTTCCAAAGTGCCTAGCTGGTGCCGGGTGGTTTGATGATGGCACTTCTGGATAATGGTGTTGGGTAGCTAGGCTGCACTTGCACTCATCAGCCCTAGGCGATCGCAGAGAATCGGGACAACTTCCGGGAACCTGCCAAATTCTGCGGACCACTGCTTCACCGAGGCCCAGGGTGGGCTCCGTATAACGGTTTTCGCCGTAACAGAATACGTGCTAGAAGGATGTGAACCTACAACATGATAATACTACGCCGCAGACAAACGTACTCTGACGTCCTTGTGATTCTGTGCTTTACGGTgatacaagctgtttttagaagtGAATGCCTGGTTTTATAGATTGCAACCTTTTTGTTATACACTAAAGTTGTTCACCAACAGACTTATGTAGAGGTTTCAAAATATATTAGCATCCAGCACCGCCACGTTTTACGGCATGAGCCGTTATACGAAGCCCACTCAGGCCGGTTGCTTGGACGAAGCCCGTTCCGGGTCGCCGAACGAAGCGACCAGGAGAGAAAGATGAGATAAGAAATTGAGCGGTGGCAAtgagtgaaagaaggagagaagaaggagaaaaaaagaaggggCGGTGTTGTCAACAGACAGATTGAATGAAAAGATAAATGCCTGTATGCCGCCCACCACTGGCTATCACAGCTGCGAAGGTCATGAGGCCCCCTGAGCCTGTCTGATCAGTTCCGTGCTTCTCGCCCTGAGCAGCTGCACCTCAGAAGAAAAGTGGTCGTATTGTGCACCCAAAATTCTCCCTGCGTGCAACCCGAGAAATTAAATAACGAACGAAGCTGCCCTTTTATTAGTCCTCAAAGAGAAAGAGAAACAACTATAATTGAAAAAGGGAGGGTGTCCGGACCAGCAGAGCTTCTCCGGGTTTAAAGCCAATACAACATAAATGAAAAGGATGCTCGCAGTGCTCGTGCTCGCGAGGCTCGCCGTCAAAAATACCCAGTTTTGCTCGCCGCCGAGCGAGAAACAGACCGGCGGCGTAGCCAGGCCGAGGAATGGCAGTCGACGTAGGCCTCGCAGCAGCGAGAACATCACCGGCGAGAACGCGTAGAGGGCAGAACCTTCAACTACCGGAACTGCCTTCTCGGACGTGGTTCGTGCTACGAGGGCGCCGCTCGggcgagagcgtaggaagcgTAAGCGCGAAACATTTGCCGCCGCCCAGCTTACGCCGATATTTTAACTGGGCCATTGCCTAATTTAGGCAGTTTTTTCAACCTCGATTATACGCACCAGATTGGGTTTTTCGTGTTTGGGACTGAGCATATACTTATCATGAGAAAACAGTTATAAACGCAGCATCCACAAATCTAATTTTTCTGGCTGCGTATTGAGGTCACTTATAATGAGACTGAATAATGGACACAGCAATTGGGGACGCACAGAAGCGAACAAACTGATCTTGACTTGAGCTGAAGCGCTGAAAGAGACGCTTGATGATTTGCTTACGTTCAAAAACATTGCATCCTCAAGCAAGAACTGAACTCCAAGAAGTGTTCAACTGCTCTCATTTGAGAGAAATCCTACAGACCTGAAAATCTGAGCAATGGACAGTCGCAGCTGTAGAGAAGATATAACTTTTCCGGCATGTCATCGCGACGCGTAAGTCGTGGTTGCTGCCCCTTCCTGGTGCTCAGCCGCATGTAAACCTGCACGGAGTAGGTGTTGAGCTCCTCGACGTCGCCGATGTGCAGCGAGCCGCAGCGCCTCGCCCTCGGTGTAGAAGGTCAGCCATCGGACAAGGTAGCCGTCCACGGGGCCCCAGGAGCGCTCGGGCGCCGACCAGCGAAGCTCAAGCGCCGACGAGTTCACCGGGGAGTTCACCGAACATCCCCAGGGGCGCTGGGGCTTTAGTGATCAGCGCACGCAGGCCGATTGGAACGAGAGGCACACTGTGTAAGCTGTCTCTCTCTTGTGAACTGTCGTTCAGCAAGTTGCTTGAACATGGAACTAAGTACGACTCTTGAAAGTTGGAAGCGCGATTCGCATCAATGTCGTGAAGGATGTAACATGGATGGCGCTCTCAGCACGCAACGTAACTACTATCTAATGTCCGCTCGAATAGCTCTTTTTAAAGCCTGGTTATGGATATTGGGAAGAACTAAGCTCCCATGTCCAAAAGAAAGCACTGATTGAAACATTATACGCTAGTAAACATTCAATACACGCCATGAGTTGACAAATCCGTAACACGATTTCGTACAAAGCAGCAGGGGGCATTCCTTGTTAGCTTCGGCTTGGGTATTCCGAAATGAGGTTGGTCGAAAAAACAAATCATAAATCGCCGATTGTTCACACAGTATTTTCATCTAATTCTGGATGGCCTTGCCACGACAGCCGAAGCTGGTAATTATTTACTCTGACGTTGTGTAGGGAAAGCCTCGCACCTCGTCATTTTTCACTGTTACAAGCGGATGTGCAATGCTGAACCTGGCGGTTGCCTTCGACTTTATGAAAAACTCTACGACGTGATGTGGGGAACACAAAATTCGGTTCATAATGCCAGCATCACTGTCGCGCAAAAAGCACCGTTAATAAATCTTAAAGCGTTAAAAACGATATTTAAGAAAGGGACTCCTAGTTCAAAAGCGCAGCAGTGACGGAAGGCGGAGGCCCACCCTTCCCTTTACATGTACGTACAGTAGCTAACCAGATCTTACACATGCCGACAAAGCGCCCACACACGAAGAAGAATAAGAAATTGAAAATGAATCCAGTACAAAACATGCCGTACAATGGTATTCAATGCCTCCTGCTTCTAGCAAAAGCAGATTGGGCCATCAAGAAAGTTTCTCTCAGAATGACCTTTGAAACATTCCAACCTCCATCAAACTTTACCAGCACCACAGCCACGCTAACAAACCTTTTAAACTTAGATATCGCTCAAAATGCCTGCGGTGACTTGTTCATCGTGTGGCATCATGAGCTCATGATGTAGCGTCATGAGTTTCAGCTCCTATTTCCTATTTCGGCCAAATCAAGCCTATTTATTATTCTAGTCTATCAACTATGCATGTTGTATCCTCATTATTGTACCTAAAATAGTACCTAAATTCTATTTATTCTCGCGAGTCGTCAaataagcctttttttttcctctgatcGGCGCACGGTTCAGCTGCTACTCTCCCGTCAGCGGCGGCCGCCAACTCTACAGCGAGTGTTCCAAAAAGTCCCCGAAACAATCAGTCAAACTCAGGTTTCCGAGCCCCTTACGGATCGAGTATCTCAAATATCTCGGTAATGAGACCCTCAAGTCTCGCGATGCTACTTTAGCAAGGGAGAATTTGCAAAATACAAATGGTCTGAATTCTGAGATTTCGAAAGTGCTGCCACAGTCTGTGCAACAGTCAAAGCCAACGCGCAGCGGTGTATGCGGGCTCACGTCCTGGCGGCGACCGGTAGACGGTGTAGAAGAGGAGCGCGTCCGACGGGTCGGTCACTTCTACGCTGGCCAGCGTCCAGGGCTGGCTGTTGGCGATGTCGAAGCGGCCGCCGCCCTGCACGAACGACTTCTCGCAGTTGCCGGCCTCGAGGCAGTGCTTGACCGTCGACCCGCCGGCGCCCGACCACGACAGCGACACCGCCGTCCACGCCGATGCCTCCAGCCGAAAGACGAGTCCTGAGCACAAGTCGTAGGCTTGGCAACGGAGTCATAAGACGTGTCGCGTATTTTAATAATCGTAAGGGCGAGTTCTTAGTTTACCCGGAGTTTATCGACTCTGAAAGACCTGCATCTTAATGGGAATTCGCTACACGCAGTCATTAAGTCGATGCACATGCAGGCTGACCACGTGTTGGAATGGTCTGGTTTGGTTtctgcggtttaacgtcccaaagcgactcaggctatgagtaaaaccgtagtgaagggctcagcaTGGTttagaccaccaggggttctttaacgtgcactgacatcgcacagtgtctgggcatccagcatttcgcctccaccgaaatgcgatcGCAGCGGCCGGGAACGAGCCCGTGCCTTTCGCTCAGCAACCGAGCACTGTAACCATTGAGCCATCGCAGCGGCTTGTGTTGGAACCGTAGTCTTTAAAGTTGGCGGGGGTTGGCTGCAAGCTGTACGAGTTAGTATCGCCAAGCCATGCATTCAGCGTTCAAAAATTGCGATAAGGTCTGTCGCGTACTTTTTTACCACCATTAATGAATAAAAAAATCTGACTAGGCACTTGTACGCATTCAGCAATGTCTTTACATTAAGATATCTAGTCCTTCTGCATGAATGAGCCGCTTAAAACGATGTTAGATCTCATTGCAGCCACGAATGCGAAGATCCGTAATCCCGTGCCTGAAAGATCCGATGGCCATCCTGGTTCGTCTTGGAGCAGTCTAAGCGGGGTAAGAAATCCGATGCTTCCAGTGAGTGGCTCGGTCAACCAATGACGGGCGACAGGGCTAACCTCGGCGATGGCGGCCTCCGCGTGCGCTCCCTCTAGGGGCACGTCCTCGAGCACGTTCTTGGCGCGCACGCGGAACGTGCAGTTTTTGAAAGGCAGCACGGGATGTAGCACCGCGTGCCGCGTCTCTCGCGGCGTCTCCAGGGACTCGCACACCTGGCCCGAGCACCAGGACACGTCGTAGGCGTGAAGGGGACCCCGGGGCGACTCGGGCGCCAACCAGGAGAGGCGCGCCTCGCCCGCGCCCACCCGCACCGCGTGCAGCAGCACTGGGGCGCTGGGCGCTGCGCGGCAGTGCGAGGTCAGTGACATGACACACAGCCGCCGGGATACTTATAGCATTTCCTGCTATGCGCACTGAATGCATAGACGTGACGCTGAAGTCGTCGTTTAAACGCTATTTATTCTTAATTCAAGAATAACAGGGAAGCAATACAGATCGAGGATAGAGCGCTCACAGCAACAAAAATAATATTCATCATATATTTAAAGCACACGTTAAGCAGCTACGAATGCGATGGCATCTTAGACATGCACTATAGATAACATAGAGAACGTACTATATGATCTAACACCTACAGTGTAGCGCGGACAATGTCGAACGATTCAGACAACGTTAATAAACGCGAAGCTGGGGCGGTGTCTGTCGGCGATGGTGGCAATAGTGTGGCAGCAAGTGGCTGGTTCTGGCTGGTTCCAGTCAGGACATCGTTCTGCAAGAAATCAGTGCAAGCATGCGTCCGTCAGTTGTCACAGTGCACCGATTTCTCGGGGATGGACAACACAGAAACAAATACACGGAACAAACGTGAAGTGGTGCCGCATTAGCAGATCGGTACATGGGTATTctagaaagaaggaagagaggaaagAAGTGAAAGAGAGGCACGTGGCGCTTCCCACCAGAAACAGGTGAGCAGCAACAGGAGGGGAGACTCCAGCGGAGTTGCACTTATAAGCAAGCTGGCATCGATGCGGAAGGGACAGGAGGGATAGGGAGTCCTCGCTTCCATAACTGCCGTGCAGTGCTCTTCTTTCCCCCCGTTGAGTGTTGATGTATGGTTGAGCGCCCATTTCGAGACAGGTTACTCGCAGCTTCATAAAACCCGCATGTCTGCGTAATTTGAAAGCACCTATATCGAGGAGCCGTTAAGCATAACATACGCTACTTGGCTCCTTCGGAGAACATCTGCGTTGGCTGAACAAAGAAGCTTCTCTGACACGGTGCACCTGTATAAGCCGACGATAGCCGTACAGATTAGCGGGCTGCGCAGACTTTATTTTAAATGCCTAAAATAATCACCAGATATTTTAAAATTAAGACATCGTGACATATGCGCGCCTTCCAGAGCTTGTTTTTGAGAAGGAACGTGGAACACTGTAGTGTCGTACCGTATGGTGAGACATGGAATCTGCACTCAGAGATCGAGAACTTTAAGCGCAGAAATAAAACAGCACTAGTATAAAGCTTCAGTTCAAGCTTCTAAGGTCGGTTAGGCATCGTTTAGCCATGCTTGTTGTTTCATTAGGAAAAGGGAAGGTAATCCATAGACGTGAGTTGTCGTTTCTCATGCAGCTCACCTTACTTCCCAATAGATAAGCGGTACAACTCCTCAGGTGCGTCAATGAATGTGCGAGATCAAATTGTGAACGCCGGTATCATCTCGTGCATGGCTATGGCTATAGCTCACTGTCTGGCCTGGTCCTGAAGTGTGCCGCGACGAGGGGCTCAGAGTCCAGCGTGGGGCCCCCGACGGCCACGTCGTAGGTGCGCCAGGCGCCCAGGTCGGTGATGACGACGCCGTCGGTGCCCGAGCTCTTGTTCTGGCAGACGCTCAGGGCGCCCACCCAGCGACACCAGGTGACGTCGTGCGAGCCGGCGCCGCCCGTCCACAGCAACAGCGCCCGCCTCGGCTCCATCAGGTCCACGGTGAACTTCCAGCCTGACAAGTGGGGCGGGGGTGGGATGTTTGAAGGCGGCCAAGGACGAGTCCCGCTGCTTAAATATGATTCGCAGCGGTTCCTGGTACGGCAGCCAGAGCTGTGACCACAGTCCGTCGAGAAAGCACTCTGAGCAGCGAATGCATACCTTCCCGCTGTGCGGAGCGCACCCTGGCGCACTCGGCGTGCGGGCTGTATCCGCCCCCGGCACATCGGCGTCGCGCGCAGAACACGTGCTCGGTGGCCGGCTCCAGGGCCGCGGCGCTGATGGCGGCCGGCTCATCCGGGTCGCTGTGGCGGCACAGCCAGCGGGAGCCGCCGTCGCAGCCCTCGAAGTCGGCCGTGAATCCGGCGCGGGCCACGCTGCCGCGGCAGAGGCAGTAGGCGGAGGCCAGGCGCGCCTTCTTCCACAGCAGCTCGATGCGCGAGTGGCTCGCGTTGATCATATACGGGCTGATCGTGTTCTCGCACCGACCCTCCTCACGGCCCGAGGTGGCGGCGCCCTGCGGGTTCCATGGGTGTTCTGCACCACCCGACCTTTACATCGTCAACGTCAGACGCACAGATTTCCCTGCctcatttttgttgttgttgttgttgttgttagcctatcaaaagatggcacatacccacactgtaCTTTGATTTTGTTTCTCAGTGATGCAGGCCCTGTAGTTCCTTCACAAAAACTGCGACCAGTGAGCAATTtcataacctttttttttcaattcgaaAGCATTTGGTAAGAGCATCATCCTTTACTGCTCCAATACATAGTTTCAATGCATACGCACCCTAAGAATCTGCGATggcgatttcctttttttttttgtggaacgaCGTCCCTCAAACCCCGTCTTTTACACAGAATAAAATAAACTGCATGGCCACTCACCCAGACCGCGTAAGATGCCGACAAAATGGTGATTACTGCACATATGAGCATCTCGTCGAGCTTCCGGCTCAGGGACGCcgtacttcttcttcttcttcttcttctcctcaagtaatatggcacatacccacgtgggggggattggccaaggtatagagtagaatgccaataagcatttgcgcggggaaggaaacgtcagaagactgaatcaagataaaaaaatggaaaaataaaatgaattcaagaggtatgagtcatccggaatagaatcaatctagccttttttggacatgcttcGGGCATCAAAGAACACGTCATCTTCtacccttcttcttcttcttaaaacatggcacatacccacattggTTGGCCAAGGTGTTGTGGCATGACCGAAAATCTCCATAGGTGATTACAACAAAATGTTAGCGCCAGGCGTGAATTTTGACAAATTTATCGATGAAAAACGACAGAAGGTTACTTAAAGTAAGATAGCAAACAGCATTTAGGTGAAAAAAGATGCCCAATATCCACTTCAGCGTTGTCGTCTTTGTCTTCACAATCAATGGCacgtgccagctgctgccacctgcgtacaggctaaactgcCTGAGAAAAGAGAATGTCCAAGAGAGCACGAACTGTGAACCACAAGAGACTAAAATCTCTATCAGTAAATAAACAAACTAAACGATAAGAAAGACGGAAACACAACTGAGCTCAAACACCCGTGCATTTAAGAAAACTTTTTGATTTAGTAGGAAAGCCAGAAGGTAGAAGCTTGGAGTCAACAATCCTGGAGTCCTGAACGGCAGTAAGAACACTAAGATATGGTTGAACAGAAAGTCAGAAGTTTCAAAACGCGGAAGCTTTCGTACGTTTTTTGAGGAAGATTTCGTGGATTCTTAGTCGCAGGTCTTGACATTGTGTGTAACTGAAAATTCTGTGACACCATAACATCGCGTGACCATCCCACTTCCGTCACTATAAGCGTTGTCTGCTGAGTTTCAGGCTTCCATTGCTAGACGGCACCGTCTTGCCCGCGCGCACAGAGGCACAATATTGCGCTCGCCAGGACCTAAGGTGTCGCGAAGTCACTGCCGTCGTTTTCTGCGG
Coding sequences within it:
- the LOC144094932 gene encoding uncharacterized protein LOC144094932 translates to MINASHSRIELLWKKARLASAYCLCRGSVARAGFTADFEGCDGGSRWLCRHSDPDEPAAISAAALEPATEHVFCARRRCAGGGYSPHAECARVRSAQREGWKFTVDLMEPRRALLLWTGGAGSHDVTWCRWVGALSVCQNKSSGTDGVVITDLGAWRTYDVAVGGPTLDSEPLVAAHFRTRPDKRCPDWNQPEPATCCHTIATIADRHRPSFAFINVV